In Cupriavidus taiwanensis, the following are encoded in one genomic region:
- a CDS encoding branched-chain amino acid ABC transporter permease, producing the protein MDIFIQQIVNGLVLGSIYALIALGYTMVYGILGIINFAHGDVLMIGALTALSAILGLQKFAPGLPEWLTLVIATLIAMPVCAILSYSIERVAYRPLRNAPRLAPLITAIGVSIILQTMGMLIWSRNPLTFPQLLPSEPIDIGTTGATITGKEMVIIGMAVMVMSGLLALVNRTKLGRAMRATAENQKVAGLMGVNPNFVISATFMIGATLAALAGVMMATNYGNAHFYMGFIPGLKAFTAAVLGGIGNLAGAMVGGMLLGLIEALGAGYIGDLTNGVFGSNYQDVFAFIVLITVLVFRPSGIMGERVADRA; encoded by the coding sequence ATGGATATCTTTATCCAGCAGATCGTGAACGGTCTGGTGCTCGGCAGCATCTATGCGCTGATCGCACTGGGCTACACCATGGTCTACGGCATTCTCGGCATCATCAACTTCGCCCACGGCGACGTGCTGATGATCGGCGCGCTGACTGCCCTGTCAGCCATCCTCGGATTACAGAAGTTCGCTCCCGGCCTGCCTGAATGGCTGACGCTGGTGATCGCCACGCTGATCGCGATGCCGGTCTGCGCGATCCTGTCCTATTCGATCGAGCGGGTCGCCTACCGGCCATTGCGCAATGCGCCGCGGCTGGCCCCGCTGATCACCGCGATCGGGGTTTCCATCATTCTGCAGACGATGGGCATGCTGATCTGGTCGCGCAACCCGCTGACGTTCCCGCAGTTGCTGCCGTCGGAGCCGATCGACATCGGTACCACCGGCGCCACCATCACCGGCAAGGAGATGGTCATCATCGGCATGGCCGTGATGGTGATGTCCGGCCTGCTGGCGCTGGTCAACCGCACCAAGCTCGGCCGCGCCATGCGCGCCACCGCCGAGAACCAGAAGGTGGCCGGCCTGATGGGCGTGAACCCCAATTTCGTCATTTCCGCCACCTTCATGATCGGCGCCACGCTGGCCGCGCTGGCCGGCGTGATGATGGCCACCAACTACGGCAATGCCCACTTCTACATGGGCTTCATCCCCGGACTGAAGGCGTTCACCGCCGCGGTGCTGGGCGGCATCGGCAACCTGGCGGGCGCCATGGTCGGCGGCATGCTGCTGGGACTGATCGAGGCGCTCGGCGCCGGCTACATCGGCGACCTGACCAATGGCGTGTTCGGCTCGAACTACCAGGACGTCTTTGCCTTCATCGTACTGATCACCGTGCTCGTCTTCCGTCCGTCCGGCATCATGGGCGAACGCGTGGCGGATCGCGCCTGA
- a CDS encoding ABC transporter ATP-binding protein — translation MSNNDFLLSVQGVNKRFGGLQALSDVGLQIKPGEIYGLIGPNGAGKTTFFNVITGLYTPDSGEFVLGGKPYQPTAVHEVAKAGIARTFQNIRLFGDMTALENVMVGRHVRSKAGVFGAIFRPPSVRREEEGIEDMAHDLLDYVGIGKYANFTARNLSYGHQRRLEIARALATEPKLLALDEPAAGMNATEKVELRGLLDKIKNDGRTILLIEHDVKLVMGLCNRMTVLDYGKVIAQGLPHEVQNNPAVIEAYLGTSAH, via the coding sequence ATGAGCAACAACGATTTCCTCCTGTCCGTGCAGGGGGTCAACAAGCGTTTCGGCGGCCTGCAGGCACTGTCCGACGTGGGGCTGCAGATCAAGCCGGGCGAGATCTACGGGCTGATCGGCCCCAACGGCGCCGGCAAGACCACCTTCTTCAACGTCATCACCGGCCTGTACACGCCGGATTCGGGCGAGTTCGTGCTGGGCGGCAAGCCCTACCAGCCGACCGCCGTGCACGAGGTGGCCAAGGCCGGCATTGCGCGCACATTCCAGAACATCCGCCTGTTCGGCGACATGACCGCGCTCGAGAACGTGATGGTCGGGCGCCACGTGCGCTCCAAGGCCGGCGTGTTCGGCGCGATCTTCCGCCCGCCCTCGGTGCGGCGCGAGGAAGAGGGCATCGAAGACATGGCGCATGACCTGCTCGACTACGTCGGCATCGGCAAGTACGCCAACTTCACCGCGCGCAACCTGTCGTACGGCCACCAGCGGCGCCTGGAGATCGCGCGCGCGCTGGCGACCGAGCCCAAGCTGCTGGCGCTGGACGAGCCGGCCGCCGGCATGAACGCGACCGAGAAGGTGGAGCTGCGCGGCCTGCTCGACAAGATCAAGAACGACGGCAGGACCATCCTGCTGATCGAGCACGACGTCAAGCTGGTGATGGGGCTGTGCAACCGCATGACGGTGCTGGACTACGGCAAAGTGATTGCCCAGGGCCTGCCGCACGAGGTGCAGAACAACCCCGCGGTGATCGAGGCCTACCTCGGCACCTCGGCGCACTGA
- a CDS encoding ABC transporter ATP-binding protein — translation MSALSIQQVSRTFSNPRGGQTLALQPVDFEVRDNDFVTILGPSGCGKSTLLRIVAGLDTPTSGRVLLDGQPVFAPGADRGMVFQSYTLFPWLTIEQNVRFGLRERGMSAAEQKERSDFFIQRVGLRGFEHHFPKQLSGGMQQRTAIARALANDPKILLLDEPFGALDNQTRVLMQELLLGIWEASRKTVLFVTHDIDEAIFMANRVAVFSARPGRIKSEIAVDFPHPRHYTIKTTPEFSALKARLTEEIRAEAMAAAEH, via the coding sequence ATGAGCGCACTGTCCATCCAGCAGGTCTCGCGGACCTTCTCCAACCCGCGCGGCGGCCAGACGCTGGCGCTGCAGCCGGTCGACTTCGAAGTGCGCGACAACGACTTCGTCACCATCCTGGGCCCGTCGGGCTGCGGCAAGTCCACGCTGCTGCGCATCGTCGCGGGCCTGGATACGCCGACCAGCGGGCGCGTGCTGCTCGACGGCCAGCCGGTGTTCGCGCCGGGCGCGGACCGCGGCATGGTGTTCCAGTCGTACACGCTGTTCCCGTGGCTGACGATCGAGCAGAACGTGCGCTTCGGCCTGCGCGAGCGCGGCATGAGCGCGGCCGAGCAGAAGGAGCGCAGCGACTTCTTTATCCAGCGCGTGGGGCTGCGCGGCTTCGAGCACCACTTCCCCAAGCAGCTGTCCGGCGGCATGCAGCAGCGCACCGCGATCGCGCGGGCGCTGGCCAACGACCCCAAGATCCTGCTGCTCGACGAACCCTTCGGCGCGCTCGACAACCAGACCCGGGTGCTGATGCAGGAGTTGCTGCTGGGGATCTGGGAGGCGTCGCGCAAGACGGTATTATTCGTGACCCACGATATCGACGAGGCCATCTTCATGGCCAACCGGGTGGCGGTGTTTTCCGCCAGGCCGGGTCGGATCAAGAGCGAGATCGCGGTCGATTTCCCGCACCCGCGCCATTACACGATCAAGACCACGCCGGAGTTTTCCGCGCTCAAGGCGCGGCTGACCGAGGAAATCCGCGCCGAGGCCATGGCCGCGGCCGAGCACTGA
- a CDS encoding NAD-dependent epimerase/dehydratase family protein yields the protein MSQILSKLQPARFPQPPQPPQTARLPAPSRRLGRPRLLIVGCGDVGTRCLRILSSRMRVFAVTSQPARRAELRAAGAVPLVADLDRPATLARLRGLATRVLDLAPPPGQGEGDPRTRALLAILRRTTWRRTAWRRARTAAGMLPGEPAILPDRSRPRAAFVYASTTGVYGDRQGARVAEFHAVRPQTARARRRVAAEQAVRAFGRDAGWRASVVRIPGIYAEDRLPLARLKRGTPALVPQDDVYTSHIHADDLARIMVAALFRGRPQRVVHASDDTELRMADYFDLVAERRGLPRPPRITRGEALQVIDKTLLSFMSESRRLDNRRLKRELRLRLRYPTVADFFGA from the coding sequence ATGAGCCAAATTCTGTCGAAGCTGCAGCCCGCGCGATTCCCGCAACCACCGCAGCCACCGCAAACCGCACGGCTGCCGGCGCCGTCGCGCCGGCTGGGCCGCCCGCGCCTGCTGATCGTCGGCTGCGGCGATGTGGGGACGCGCTGCCTGCGTATCCTGTCGTCGCGCATGCGTGTCTTCGCCGTGACCTCGCAGCCGGCACGCCGCGCCGAACTGCGTGCCGCCGGCGCGGTGCCGCTGGTGGCGGACCTGGACCGGCCGGCCACGCTGGCACGGCTGCGCGGGCTGGCCACGCGGGTGCTGGACCTGGCGCCGCCGCCCGGGCAGGGCGAAGGCGATCCGCGTACGCGTGCACTGCTCGCCATATTGCGCCGGACCACATGGCGCCGGACCGCCTGGCGCCGTGCCAGGACGGCGGCCGGCATGCTGCCCGGCGAGCCCGCCATTCTACCCGACCGGTCCCGGCCCCGCGCTGCGTTTGTCTATGCCAGCACCACCGGCGTCTACGGCGACCGGCAGGGCGCGCGCGTGGCCGAATTCCACGCCGTGCGCCCGCAGACCGCGCGCGCGCGCCGCCGCGTCGCCGCCGAACAGGCGGTGCGCGCCTTCGGCCGCGACGCCGGCTGGCGCGCCAGCGTGGTGCGCATCCCCGGCATCTACGCCGAAGACCGCCTGCCGCTGGCGCGGCTCAAGCGCGGCACGCCGGCCCTGGTGCCGCAGGACGACGTCTACACCAGCCACATCCATGCCGACGACCTCGCCCGCATCATGGTGGCGGCGCTGTTCCGCGGCCGCCCGCAGCGCGTGGTCCACGCCAGCGACGATACCGAGCTGCGCATGGCGGACTACTTCGACCTCGTCGCCGAGCGCCGCGGCCTGCCGCGCCCGCCCCGCATCACGCGCGGCGAGGCGCTGCAGGTGATCGACAAGACCCTGCTGAGCTTCATGAGCGAATCGCGCCGGCTCGACAACCGCCGGCTCAAGCGCGAACTGCGCCTGCGGCTGCGCTATCCCACCGTCGCCGACTTCTTCGGCGCCTGA
- a CDS encoding ABC transporter ATP-binding protein, with amino-acid sequence MKQTVLKISGLKVAYGGIQAVKGIDLEIQDGELVTLIGANGAGKTTTMKAITGLQGWAGGDVEYMGKSIKGVPSYALLKQGLAMVPEGRGVFARMTITENLQMGAYTRNDDAGIKADVERMFGIFPRLKERANQLAGTMSGGEQQMLAMARALMSQPKVLLLDEPSMGLSPIMVEKIFEVVRDISAQGVTVLLVEQNARLALQAAHRGYVMESGLITMSGEASQMLDDPKVRAAYLGE; translated from the coding sequence ATGAAACAGACAGTACTGAAGATCTCCGGCCTGAAGGTTGCCTACGGCGGCATCCAGGCCGTCAAGGGCATCGACCTGGAAATCCAGGACGGCGAACTGGTCACGCTGATCGGCGCCAACGGCGCCGGCAAGACCACCACCATGAAGGCCATTACCGGCCTGCAGGGCTGGGCCGGCGGCGACGTGGAATACATGGGCAAGTCGATCAAGGGCGTGCCCAGCTATGCGCTGCTCAAGCAGGGCCTGGCGATGGTGCCGGAAGGCCGCGGCGTGTTCGCGCGCATGACCATCACCGAGAACCTGCAGATGGGCGCCTACACGCGCAACGACGACGCCGGCATCAAGGCCGATGTCGAGCGCATGTTCGGCATCTTCCCGCGGCTGAAGGAGCGCGCCAACCAGCTGGCGGGCACCATGTCGGGCGGCGAGCAGCAGATGCTGGCGATGGCGCGCGCGCTGATGAGCCAGCCCAAGGTGCTGCTGCTGGACGAGCCGTCGATGGGCCTGTCGCCGATCATGGTGGAGAAGATCTTCGAGGTCGTGCGCGACATCTCGGCGCAGGGCGTGACTGTGCTGCTGGTCGAGCAGAACGCGCGACTCGCGCTGCAGGCCGCGCACCGCGGCTATGTGATGGAGTCCGGCCTGATCACCATGAGCGGAGAGGCCAGCCAGATGCTGGACGATCCGAAGGTGCGGGCGGCATACCTGGGCGAGTAA
- a CDS encoding ABC transporter substrate-binding protein, whose product MRNPGRFRGRVAGQFVVLAAALAAGVAQAQNTPVTLGMSGWTGFAPLTLADKAGIFKKNGVDVEIKMIPQKDRHLALASGAIQCAATTVETHVAWNANGVPITQIVQLDKSYGADGLAVRADVKSFADLKGKTIGVDAPGTAPYFGLAWMLKKNGMSLKDVRTTTLSPQAAAQAFVAGQNDGAMTYEPYLSTVRQNPDKGKILATTLDYPMVTDTLGCAPKWLKDNPKAAQALVDSYFEALEMIRKEPARANDIMGAAVKQTGEQFAKSSAYLRWQDREANKKFFEGELASFSKEAAAVLLDIGVIRQVPDVTKLYDARFLK is encoded by the coding sequence ATGAGGAATCCAGGCAGGTTTCGCGGTCGGGTGGCAGGGCAGTTCGTGGTGCTGGCTGCGGCCCTGGCCGCCGGCGTGGCGCAGGCGCAGAACACGCCGGTGACGCTGGGCATGAGCGGCTGGACCGGCTTTGCGCCGCTGACGCTGGCCGACAAGGCCGGCATCTTCAAGAAGAACGGGGTCGACGTCGAGATCAAGATGATCCCGCAGAAGGACCGCCACCTGGCGCTGGCGTCCGGCGCGATCCAGTGCGCTGCCACCACCGTGGAAACCCATGTGGCGTGGAATGCCAACGGCGTGCCGATCACCCAGATCGTGCAGCTGGACAAGTCCTACGGCGCCGACGGCCTGGCCGTGCGCGCCGACGTGAAGAGCTTTGCCGACCTGAAGGGCAAGACCATCGGCGTCGATGCGCCGGGCACCGCGCCGTACTTCGGGCTGGCCTGGATGCTGAAGAAGAATGGGATGTCGCTCAAGGACGTCAGGACCACCACGCTGTCGCCGCAGGCGGCGGCGCAGGCCTTCGTCGCGGGGCAGAACGACGGCGCCATGACCTATGAGCCGTACCTGTCGACGGTGCGCCAGAACCCGGACAAGGGCAAGATCCTGGCCACCACGCTCGACTACCCGATGGTGACCGACACGCTCGGCTGCGCCCCCAAGTGGCTCAAGGACAATCCCAAGGCCGCGCAGGCGCTGGTCGACAGCTACTTCGAGGCGCTTGAAATGATCCGCAAGGAGCCGGCCAGGGCCAACGACATCATGGGCGCGGCGGTCAAGCAGACCGGCGAGCAGTTCGCCAAGTCGTCGGCGTACCTGCGCTGGCAGGACCGCGAGGCCAACAAGAAATTCTTCGAGGGCGAGCTCGCCAGCTTCAGCAAGGAAGCCGCCGCGGTGCTGCTGGACATCGGCGTGATCCGCCAGGTGCCGGACGTGACCAAGCTGTACGACGCGCGTTTCCTCAAGTAA
- a CDS encoding acetylornithine transaminase: protein MAFAEYPVQSLMYITNRPELVFTEGKGSWLTDHNGKRYLDFVQGWAVNCLGHSNQGMIDALVEQSKKIINPSPAFYNEPMLRLAKQLTDHSCFDKVFFANSGAEANEGAIKLARKWGRKHKDGAYEIITMDHSFHGRTLATMSASGKAGWDTIFAPQVPGFPRAELNDLASVEKLITDKTVGIMLEPVQGEGGVIPATREFMQGLRALADKHKLLFIVDEVQAGCGRCGTLFAYELSGVEPDIMTLGKGIGGGVPLSALLCKAEVASFEAGDQGGTYNGNPLMTAVGSAVIEQLTAPGFLDDVKAKGEYLKEQLLALSAEFGLGGERGEGLLRALLLGKDIGPQLVEEARDMAPQGLLLNAPRANLLRFMPALNVSREEIDQMIGMLRTLLKKLA from the coding sequence ATGGCATTTGCTGAGTATCCCGTCCAATCCCTGATGTACATCACCAACCGCCCCGAACTCGTGTTCACCGAAGGCAAGGGCTCCTGGCTGACGGACCACAACGGCAAGCGCTACCTGGACTTCGTGCAGGGCTGGGCGGTGAACTGCCTGGGCCATTCCAACCAGGGCATGATCGACGCGCTGGTCGAGCAGTCGAAGAAAATCATCAACCCGAGCCCGGCGTTCTACAACGAGCCGATGCTGCGGCTTGCCAAACAGCTGACCGATCACAGCTGCTTCGACAAGGTCTTCTTCGCCAACAGCGGCGCCGAGGCCAACGAGGGCGCGATCAAGCTGGCGCGCAAATGGGGCCGCAAGCACAAGGACGGCGCCTACGAGATCATCACCATGGACCACAGCTTCCATGGCCGCACGCTCGCCACCATGAGCGCGTCGGGCAAGGCCGGCTGGGACACCATCTTCGCGCCGCAGGTGCCGGGCTTCCCGCGCGCCGAGCTGAACGACCTGGCCTCGGTCGAGAAGCTGATCACCGACAAGACCGTCGGCATCATGCTCGAGCCGGTGCAGGGCGAAGGCGGCGTGATTCCCGCCACGCGCGAATTCATGCAGGGCCTGCGCGCGCTCGCCGACAAGCACAAGCTGCTGTTTATCGTCGATGAAGTGCAGGCCGGCTGCGGCCGCTGCGGCACGCTGTTCGCGTACGAGCTGTCGGGCGTCGAGCCGGACATCATGACGCTGGGCAAGGGCATCGGCGGCGGCGTGCCGCTGTCGGCGCTGCTGTGCAAGGCCGAGGTCGCCAGCTTCGAGGCCGGCGACCAGGGCGGCACCTACAACGGCAACCCGCTGATGACCGCGGTCGGCAGCGCCGTGATCGAACAGCTGACCGCGCCCGGCTTCCTCGACGACGTCAAGGCCAAGGGCGAATACCTGAAGGAACAGCTGCTGGCGCTGTCGGCCGAGTTCGGCCTGGGCGGCGAACGCGGCGAAGGCCTGCTGCGCGCGCTGCTGCTGGGCAAGGACATCGGCCCGCAGCTGGTGGAAGAAGCGCGCGACATGGCCCCGCAAGGCCTGCTGCTGAACGCGCCGCGCGCCAACCTGTTGCGCTTCATGCCAGCGCTGAACGTCTCGCGCGAAGAGATCGACCAGATGATCGGCATGCTGCGCACGCTGCTGAAGAAGCTGGCCTGA
- a CDS encoding ABC transporter permease subunit, producing MNTPIPSTAAVAAPTKVPAKTLAALIGFLVVALCAPFIVQTLGGNYWVRVLDFALLYIMLALGLNIVVGFAGLLDLGYIAFYAVGAYMMALLGSPHLANQFEWIQQLFPTGVHLSMWFVLPLAILVAATFGVLLGAPTLKLRGDYLAIVTLGFGEIIRIFMNNLDRPVNITNGPKGITAVDPVHIFGFDFSKSHEIFGLKFSPVFMYYYLLVFLVIVIVFVCLRLQTSRIGRAWVAIREDEIAAKAMGINTRNIKLLAFAMGASFGGASGAVFGAFQGFVSPESFTLWESIYVLAIVVLGGMGHIPGVILGGVLLVGFQELLRVVAEPMQTGLFGQVIVDAEVLRQLLFGLALVGVMLYRPAGIWPSPRKEDRPVVRRPGSVGRF from the coding sequence ATGAATACTCCGATTCCATCCACGGCCGCGGTCGCGGCGCCGACCAAGGTGCCGGCCAAGACCCTGGCCGCACTGATCGGCTTCCTGGTGGTCGCGCTGTGCGCACCGTTCATCGTCCAGACCCTGGGCGGCAACTACTGGGTCCGCGTGCTCGACTTTGCGCTGCTGTACATCATGCTGGCGCTGGGCCTGAACATCGTGGTCGGCTTTGCCGGCCTGCTCGACCTGGGCTATATCGCGTTCTACGCGGTAGGCGCCTACATGATGGCGCTGCTCGGCTCGCCGCATCTGGCGAACCAGTTCGAGTGGATCCAGCAGCTGTTCCCCACCGGCGTGCACCTGTCGATGTGGTTCGTGCTGCCGCTCGCCATCCTGGTGGCCGCCACCTTCGGCGTGCTGCTGGGGGCGCCGACGCTCAAGCTGCGCGGCGACTACCTGGCCATCGTCACGCTGGGCTTCGGCGAGATCATCCGTATCTTCATGAACAACCTGGACCGCCCGGTGAACATCACCAACGGTCCCAAGGGCATTACCGCGGTCGACCCCGTGCATATCTTCGGCTTCGATTTCTCGAAGTCGCACGAGATCTTCGGGCTCAAGTTCTCGCCGGTGTTCATGTACTACTACCTGCTGGTGTTCCTGGTCATCGTGATCGTGTTCGTGTGCCTGCGCCTGCAGACCTCGCGCATCGGCCGCGCCTGGGTGGCCATCCGCGAAGACGAGATCGCCGCCAAGGCGATGGGCATCAACACCCGCAACATCAAGCTGCTCGCGTTCGCCATGGGCGCGTCGTTCGGCGGCGCGTCGGGCGCGGTGTTCGGCGCGTTCCAGGGCTTCGTCTCGCCGGAATCGTTCACGCTGTGGGAATCGATCTACGTGCTGGCGATCGTGGTGCTGGGCGGCATGGGCCATATCCCGGGCGTGATCCTGGGCGGCGTGCTGCTGGTGGGCTTCCAGGAACTGCTGCGCGTGGTGGCCGAGCCGATGCAGACCGGCCTGTTCGGCCAGGTGATCGTCGATGCCGAGGTGCTGCGCCAGCTGCTGTTCGGGCTGGCGCTGGTGGGGGTGATGCTGTACCGCCCCGCCGGCATCTGGCCGTCGCCGCGCAAGGAAGACCGCCCGGTGGTGCGCCGTCCGGGCAGCGTGGGCCGTTTCTGA
- a CDS encoding CDP-6-deoxy-delta-3,4-glucoseen reductase, protein MAYQVTVMPSGHKFEVAADETILGAALRHSIGLPYGCKNGACGSCKGRVLEGSIVQGDHAPSALTAQEKTEGRALFCCANAASDVTIECREVHGAGDIPIKKVPCRVTSLERLADDVIAIKLQLPATERMQYLAGQYVEFLLRDGKRRSYSIATPPHEDGPIELHIRHMPGGAFTDYVFGAKEGQPAMKERDILRFEGPLGSFFLREESEAPIILLASGTGFAPIKAIVEHAAYTGIKRPMTLYWGGRRPKDLYMHALAEQWARDLPNFQYVPVVSDALPEDNWQGRTGFVHQAVIADHPDLSGHEVYACGAPVMINAARGDFTRQCKLHEDAFFADSFTSEADMHPATPAA, encoded by the coding sequence ATGGCTTATCAAGTAACCGTCATGCCCAGCGGCCACAAGTTTGAAGTGGCCGCGGACGAAACCATCCTCGGCGCGGCCCTGCGCCACAGCATCGGGCTGCCCTACGGCTGCAAGAACGGCGCCTGCGGTTCGTGCAAGGGCCGCGTGCTCGAAGGCAGCATCGTGCAGGGCGACCATGCCCCGTCGGCGCTGACCGCACAGGAAAAGACCGAGGGCCGCGCGCTGTTCTGCTGCGCCAATGCCGCCTCGGACGTCACCATCGAATGCCGCGAGGTCCACGGCGCGGGCGACATCCCGATCAAGAAGGTGCCGTGCCGCGTGACCTCGCTGGAACGCCTGGCCGACGACGTGATCGCGATCAAGCTGCAGTTGCCGGCGACCGAGCGCATGCAGTACCTGGCCGGCCAGTACGTCGAATTCCTGCTGCGCGACGGCAAGCGCCGCAGCTACTCGATCGCCACGCCGCCGCATGAGGACGGCCCGATCGAACTGCATATCCGCCATATGCCGGGCGGCGCCTTCACCGACTACGTGTTCGGCGCGAAGGAAGGCCAGCCGGCCATGAAGGAGCGCGACATCCTGCGCTTCGAAGGCCCGCTGGGCAGCTTCTTCCTGCGCGAGGAATCCGAGGCGCCGATCATCCTGCTGGCTTCCGGCACCGGCTTCGCCCCGATCAAGGCCATCGTCGAGCATGCCGCCTACACCGGCATCAAGCGCCCGATGACGCTGTACTGGGGCGGGCGCCGCCCGAAGGACCTGTACATGCACGCGCTGGCCGAGCAGTGGGCGCGCGACCTGCCCAACTTCCAGTACGTGCCGGTGGTTTCCGACGCGCTGCCGGAAGACAACTGGCAGGGCCGCACCGGCTTCGTCCACCAGGCGGTGATCGCCGACCATCCCGACCTGTCGGGCCACGAGGTCTATGCCTGCGGCGCGCCGGTGATGATCAACGCCGCGCGCGGCGACTTCACGCGCCAGTGCAAGCTGCACGAAGACGCGTTCTTCGCCGACTCGTTCACCTCCGAGGCCGACATGCATCCGGCCACGCCGGCGGCCTGA
- the hutC gene encoding histidine utilization repressor — MNHAAGTPTSASASPTALYQQVKEYIARQIQSGAWQPGDRVPSEQELVNRFGVSRMTVNRALRELQEQGRVVRVAGVGTFVAEHKPQSTLLSVVNLQDEIRMRGHDYACDVILVERVSASIEVAAALELRTGESVFHSVCVHREDGVPVQLEDRYVNPRVAPDFITQDFSATQPGEYLLRHVPYDQVEHVVDAIAATPEQAAQLEMPPTQACLMLTRRTWTNGVPVTFVRCLHPGNRYRLGSRFRADGNPAFG; from the coding sequence ATGAACCACGCCGCCGGCACCCCGACCTCTGCTTCTGCCTCTCCCACCGCGCTCTACCAGCAGGTGAAGGAGTACATCGCCCGCCAGATCCAGAGCGGCGCGTGGCAGCCGGGCGACCGGGTGCCGTCGGAGCAGGAGCTGGTGAACCGCTTCGGCGTCTCGCGCATGACCGTCAACCGCGCGCTGCGCGAGCTGCAGGAGCAGGGCCGGGTGGTGCGCGTCGCCGGCGTGGGCACCTTCGTCGCCGAGCACAAGCCGCAGTCGACGCTGCTGTCGGTGGTCAACCTGCAGGACGAGATCCGCATGCGCGGCCATGACTACGCCTGCGACGTGATCCTGGTCGAGCGCGTCTCGGCGTCGATCGAGGTGGCCGCGGCGCTGGAGCTGCGCACCGGCGAGTCGGTGTTCCATTCCGTCTGCGTGCACCGCGAGGACGGCGTGCCGGTGCAGCTGGAAGACCGCTACGTCAACCCGCGCGTGGCGCCGGATTTCATCACGCAGGATTTCAGCGCGACCCAGCCCGGCGAATACCTGCTGCGCCACGTGCCGTACGACCAGGTCGAGCATGTGGTCGACGCCATCGCCGCCACGCCGGAACAGGCCGCGCAACTGGAAATGCCGCCCACGCAGGCCTGCCTGATGCTGACGCGCCGCACCTGGACCAACGGCGTGCCGGTGACTTTCGTGCGGTGCCTGCACCCGGGCAACCGCTACCGCCTCGGCAGCCGCTTCCGCGCCGACGGCAATCCCGCTTTCGGCTGA
- a CDS encoding ABC transporter permease, with amino-acid sequence MTQAHIGSPAPAAAVAAPAAGEAPVRRRHPWLAPLVPVAPNTRWMLGLSFFVLFFGVWAVVTLGGLVPRTFLADPMTMAREGVTLFTEYNFIGDIGMTVWRVVGGFVLAAVIAVPLGIFMGAYKAAEAFFEPFVSFCRYLPASAFIPLLILWAGIGEAQKLLVIFIGSFFQIVLMVAVAVGGARKDLVEAAYTLGANSAGIVRRVLIPGAAPEIAEILRLVLGWAWTYVIVAELIGSSSGIGHMITDSQALLNTGQIIFGIIVIGCIGLVSDLVFKRANQRLFPWSSIQ; translated from the coding sequence ATGACGCAAGCCCATATTGGTTCACCCGCCCCGGCCGCCGCCGTGGCGGCCCCTGCCGCCGGGGAAGCGCCGGTGCGCCGGCGCCATCCGTGGCTGGCGCCGCTGGTGCCGGTGGCGCCCAACACCCGCTGGATGCTGGGCCTGTCCTTCTTCGTGCTGTTCTTCGGCGTGTGGGCCGTGGTCACGCTGGGCGGCCTGGTGCCGCGCACGTTCCTGGCCGACCCGATGACGATGGCCAGGGAGGGCGTGACCCTGTTCACCGAGTACAACTTCATCGGCGACATCGGCATGACCGTGTGGCGGGTGGTCGGCGGCTTCGTGCTGGCGGCGGTGATCGCGGTGCCGCTGGGCATCTTCATGGGCGCGTACAAGGCGGCCGAGGCCTTCTTCGAGCCCTTTGTCTCGTTCTGCCGCTACCTGCCCGCGTCGGCCTTCATCCCGCTGCTGATCCTGTGGGCCGGCATCGGCGAAGCGCAGAAGCTGCTGGTGATCTTCATCGGCTCGTTCTTCCAGATCGTGCTGATGGTGGCGGTGGCGGTCGGCGGCGCGCGCAAGGACCTGGTCGAGGCCGCGTACACGCTGGGCGCCAACAGCGCCGGCATCGTGCGGCGCGTGCTGATCCCGGGCGCGGCGCCGGAAATCGCCGAGATCCTGCGGCTGGTGCTGGGCTGGGCCTGGACCTACGTGATCGTGGCCGAACTGATCGGCTCGTCGTCGGGCATCGGGCACATGATTACCGACAGCCAGGCGCTGCTCAATACCGGGCAGATCATCTTCGGCATCATCGTGATCGGCTGCATCGGCCTGGTCTCGGACCTTGTCTTCAAGCGCGCCAACCAGCGCCTGTTCCCGTGGAGTTCGATCCAATGA